The following coding sequences lie in one Angustibacter luteus genomic window:
- a CDS encoding ferritin-like fold-containing protein, with translation MSVPTDGDQPDPMADPDYREAVVDLLGAMAYGELTAFSRLAADAELAPTLPDKAALGRQAAHEFHHYELLEARLKELDADPARAMQPFVAAIDEFHDRTRPSSWLEGLVKAYVGDGIATDFYREVSAYLDPGTRELVLEVVQDMGGAEFAVRTVRDAIDRDGSVGGRLALWGRRLVGEALSQAQRVAAERDALGGLLVGGGYHSGGADLAEIGRMFARLTGEHTRRMGRLGLSA, from the coding sequence ATGAGCGTCCCGACCGACGGCGACCAGCCGGACCCGATGGCCGATCCCGACTACCGGGAAGCCGTCGTGGACCTGCTCGGCGCGATGGCGTACGGCGAGCTGACGGCCTTCAGCCGCCTCGCCGCGGACGCCGAGCTGGCTCCGACGCTGCCCGACAAGGCCGCGCTGGGCCGTCAGGCCGCGCACGAGTTCCACCACTACGAGCTGCTCGAGGCCCGGCTCAAGGAGCTGGACGCCGACCCGGCGCGGGCCATGCAGCCCTTCGTGGCGGCCATCGACGAGTTCCACGACCGGACTCGCCCCTCGAGCTGGCTCGAGGGCCTGGTCAAGGCCTACGTCGGCGACGGCATCGCCACCGACTTCTACCGCGAGGTGTCCGCGTACCTCGACCCCGGCACCCGCGAGCTGGTGCTCGAGGTCGTGCAGGACATGGGTGGCGCCGAGTTCGCGGTGCGCACCGTGCGGGACGCGATCGACCGGGACGGCTCCGTCGGCGGACGCCTCGCGCTGTGGGGTCGCCGGCTCGTCGGGGAGGCCCTGTCCCAGGCGCAGCGCGTGGCCGCCGAACGCGATGCCCTCGGTGGCCTGCTCGTGGGCGGGGGCTACCACTCCGGCGGCGCGGACCTGGCCGAGATCGGTCGGATGTTCGCGCGGCTCACCGGTGAGCACACGCGACGGATGGGCCGGCTCGGGCTCTCGGCCTGA
- a CDS encoding GlsB/YeaQ/YmgE family stress response membrane protein produces MTIEGFLGAIIIGAIIGALGRLLLPGRQPIGILWTILVGIVAALIGTFIVGSMRDTNGIDWVEVLVQVILAVIGVAAVASFKRGRTT; encoded by the coding sequence ATGACTATTGAAGGCTTTCTCGGCGCGATCATCATCGGCGCCATCATCGGCGCCCTCGGCCGTCTGCTGCTGCCGGGCCGTCAGCCCATCGGCATCCTGTGGACGATCCTGGTGGGCATCGTGGCCGCCCTGATCGGCACGTTCATCGTGGGATCCATGCGCGACACCAACGGCATCGACTGGGTCGAGGTGCTGGTGCAGGTGATCCTGGCCGTGATCGGGGTCGCCGCAGTGGCGTCGTTCAAGCGAGGCCGCACGACCTGA
- a CDS encoding DUF3107 domain-containing protein, which yields MEVKIGVQNVAREITLESNQSAKEISALVAAAVTGGKPLELTDDKGRSVVIPAGVIGYVEIGAEGERRVGFGTL from the coding sequence GTGGAGGTCAAGATCGGCGTCCAGAACGTCGCCCGCGAGATCACGCTCGAGTCGAACCAGAGCGCGAAGGAGATCTCCGCGCTGGTCGCCGCCGCCGTCACCGGCGGCAAGCCGCTCGAGCTCACCGACGACAAGGGACGCAGCGTCGTCATCCCGGCCGGCGTGATCGGCTACGTCGAGATCGGCGCCGAGGGCGAGCGCCGCGTGGGCTTCGGCACCCTCTGA